In one window of Methanosarcina vacuolata Z-761 DNA:
- a CDS encoding AzlC family ABC transporter permease, with protein MVRNGEYKREAGEQNKDLLTIAFKTTIPVLLGYIPLGMAFGFLLDGAGYHWIYAFIMSLFVYAGSGQFLAVALLSAGAGLTEFAIATLLLNFRHAFYGLSLLEKFSGIGKVKPYLIFALTDETYALLTTTDVPQGSSKSKFYFYIAALDHLYWIAGSVMGAALGSVLDLNLEGMSFVLTALFVVLTIEQYFSSEARFPFIAAVGAGALSLILFSSDNMLLASIILGTLILIGREKSMQRAQRKQKTQET; from the coding sequence ATGGTCAGAAATGGGGAGTACAAAAGGGAAGCAGGCGAGCAAAATAAAGATCTTTTAACCATCGCTTTCAAAACCACAATTCCTGTGCTTCTTGGGTACATACCTCTTGGAATGGCTTTTGGGTTTCTTCTTGACGGTGCAGGATATCACTGGATCTATGCTTTTATTATGAGCCTTTTTGTCTACGCAGGTTCTGGCCAGTTTCTGGCAGTAGCTTTACTTTCTGCCGGCGCAGGACTAACTGAGTTTGCCATAGCCACATTACTTCTGAATTTCAGGCATGCTTTTTACGGTTTGTCCCTGCTTGAGAAGTTTTCCGGTATCGGAAAGGTTAAACCTTATCTTATCTTTGCACTAACCGACGAGACATATGCTCTCCTGACCACAACAGATGTCCCGCAGGGCAGCTCAAAATCAAAGTTTTACTTTTATATTGCAGCCCTTGACCACCTCTACTGGATCGCAGGTTCAGTTATGGGAGCTGCACTTGGTTCTGTACTGGATCTTAATCTTGAAGGCATGAGTTTCGTTCTGACCGCGCTATTTGTAGTGTTGACCATAGAGCAATATTTCAGTTCAGAGGCGCGTTTTCCCTTCATAGCCGCAGTTGGTGCGGGGGCCCTGTCTCTTATTCTGTTCAGCTCTGACAACATGTTGCTTGCTTCAATCATTCTTGGGACTCTGATTCTGATTGGCAGGGAAAAGTCAATGCAGAGAGCACAAAGAAAGCAGAAAACACAGGAAACATAG
- a CDS encoding branched-chain amino acid transporter permease: MLSALQMFITIAVIALATFATRALPFLFFGSREPPEMLAVIEKNLPPMILLLLVIYCLKDVQWLTAPYGIPEFVTTGVVAGLHFWKRNAMLSIFIGTALYMVLVQFNVFSFL; encoded by the coding sequence ATGCTGAGCGCTCTTCAAATGTTCATTACCATTGCAGTCATAGCGCTTGCAACCTTTGCAACCAGAGCTCTTCCATTCCTGTTTTTTGGCTCAAGGGAACCCCCTGAAATGCTTGCGGTTATTGAAAAAAACCTGCCTCCTATGATTCTCCTGCTGCTTGTTATCTACTGCTTAAAAGACGTTCAATGGCTTACAGCTCCTTACGGGATTCCGGAATTTGTCACCACAGGTGTCGTTGCCGGGCTGCATTTCTGGAAAAGAAATGCCATGCTTAGCATCTTTATAGGAACAGCGCTTTATATGGTACTCGTGCAGTTCAACGTTTTTTCATTTCTCTGA
- a CDS encoding 4Fe-4S binding protein: protein MNDKKIDVSLLKSKGFLPQRQENMFSMRLKVVSGNLDVEKLRAIADAAEKYGSGYVHITSRQQIEVPFVKLEDAEAANNELEKQGIFGGSAGKRVRAVVACQGDRVCRNGLINCESIACKIDEKYFGEAVPKKLKIAVTGCPSACVRPQENDFGVMGTVSPKTVEENCVGCKRCEKACKVGAIKVQEDKASIDTEKCILCGACIAACRKDALRAEKTGCTIFVGGKAGRQPMQGIKLLELADEEQLFSVLEKTFEYYRREGLDGERLGELIERLGIDKYREEVLS, encoded by the coding sequence ATGAATGATAAAAAAATCGATGTGTCTTTACTAAAAAGTAAAGGATTTCTGCCTCAGAGGCAGGAAAACATGTTTTCAATGCGTCTGAAGGTCGTGAGTGGGAATCTGGATGTCGAAAAACTGCGGGCAATTGCAGATGCAGCCGAGAAGTATGGCTCTGGCTATGTTCACATAACCTCAAGGCAGCAGATTGAGGTTCCTTTTGTTAAACTTGAAGATGCGGAAGCAGCAAACAACGAACTTGAAAAGCAGGGTATTTTTGGAGGCTCTGCCGGAAAAAGGGTAAGAGCCGTGGTTGCCTGCCAGGGAGATAGGGTCTGTAGAAACGGGTTAATTAACTGCGAAAGCATAGCTTGCAAGATCGATGAAAAATACTTTGGGGAAGCTGTCCCTAAAAAACTCAAGATTGCAGTAACAGGCTGCCCTTCAGCATGTGTAAGACCTCAGGAAAATGATTTTGGAGTCATGGGTACTGTAAGTCCCAAAACCGTCGAAGAAAATTGCGTCGGCTGCAAGCGCTGTGAAAAGGCTTGTAAAGTGGGAGCAATAAAAGTCCAGGAAGATAAAGCTTCTATAGATACTGAAAAGTGCATCCTCTGCGGGGCATGTATTGCAGCCTGCCGGAAAGATGCCCTGAGAGCAGAAAAAACCGGATGCACGATCTTCGTTGGAGGCAAGGCCGGACGCCAACCCATGCAGGGGATAAAGCTTCTTGAGCTTGCAGACGAAGAGCAGCTTTTCTCAGTCCTTGAAAAAACCTTTGAGTACTACAGGAGAGAAGGTCTTGACGGGGAGAGATTAGGAGAGCTCATTGAAAGGCTCGGTATTGATAAGTACAGGGAAGAAGTCCTTTCCTGA
- the htpX gene encoding zinc metalloprotease HtpX produces the protein MKRKWERDLGLQGRMIFTMFLLAAVYFFFLLFLSYNGTPPVFMMLFVGSFMAIQYFYSDKLVLWSTGAQIVSESEAPQLHGIITRLCAIADLPKPKVAIVRTQVPNAFATGRNQNNAVVAVTTGIMDKLSPAELEAVLAHELTHVKNRDMAIMTIASFISTLAFYFVRYSLYFGDMGGDRRKEGGGILLVWLVSLAVWAVSFLLIRALSRYREYAADRGAAIITGQPSDLASALMKISGVMSRVPSEDLRSVEGMNAFFIIPAISGSSIMDIFSTHPSVEKRIAKLEKMQQDLG, from the coding sequence ATGAAACGAAAGTGGGAACGGGATTTGGGACTTCAGGGACGGATGATTTTCACGATGTTTCTTCTGGCAGCAGTTTACTTTTTTTTCCTGTTGTTTCTTTCGTACAACGGGACTCCGCCAGTGTTTATGATGCTTTTTGTAGGTTCTTTCATGGCTATCCAGTACTTTTACTCGGATAAACTGGTGCTGTGGTCAACAGGCGCACAAATCGTTTCTGAAAGCGAGGCCCCACAATTACATGGGATAATTACGCGTCTCTGCGCAATAGCTGACCTCCCGAAACCTAAGGTGGCAATTGTCAGGACTCAGGTCCCGAATGCTTTTGCAACAGGCCGAAACCAGAACAACGCTGTTGTTGCAGTTACAACAGGAATTATGGACAAACTATCTCCAGCCGAACTCGAGGCCGTGCTTGCTCACGAACTTACCCATGTCAAGAACAGGGATATGGCTATCATGACAATTGCCAGTTTTATCTCAACGCTGGCTTTTTACTTTGTTCGTTACAGCCTCTACTTTGGAGATATGGGAGGAGACAGGAGAAAAGAAGGCGGAGGCATTTTGCTTGTTTGGTTAGTTTCACTTGCAGTCTGGGCTGTTAGTTTCCTACTTATTCGAGCCCTTTCCCGCTACAGGGAATATGCCGCAGACAGGGGCGCAGCCATTATTACCGGACAGCCGTCGGACCTTGCATCGGCCCTAATGAAGATCAGTGGCGTCATGTCCAGAGTCCCGAGTGAAGACCTCAGGTCAGTAGAGGGGATGAATGCCTTTTTTATCATCCCTGCAATCTCAGGTTCTTCCATAATGGACATTTTTTCCACTCACCCTTCTGTGGAAAAAAGAATAGCCAAACTTGAAAAGATGCAGCAGGATCTGGGCTAA
- the pspAB gene encoding PspA-associated protein PspAB — protein sequence MGLRDLVDAVLGKSALPKAKSEKLFAMSTASITLESNLGLKPSGSAGICFKPIGASAYESARKEIQELLEYSSKETETEFRLEKDEFNFLWAIFKDPDLEDLVANIHLVSETLEEHGFGGQLLCAIYRFDSEPEAGKSSRGETVYWIYNFKQGTYYPFIPLSGKQRDSPFEFRLRAEMEREMPIEENVEKWYPLWGIPF from the coding sequence ATGGGTCTTCGCGATTTAGTGGACGCCGTTCTAGGGAAGAGTGCGCTTCCGAAAGCAAAAAGTGAGAAACTATTTGCAATGTCTACAGCCAGTATTACTCTGGAAAGCAATCTTGGCCTGAAGCCTTCAGGATCGGCAGGAATCTGTTTTAAGCCAATAGGGGCTTCAGCGTACGAATCTGCGCGAAAGGAAATTCAGGAGCTTCTGGAGTATAGTTCAAAGGAAACAGAAACCGAGTTCAGGCTGGAAAAAGATGAGTTCAATTTCCTGTGGGCTATTTTTAAAGACCCGGATTTAGAAGATCTTGTTGCAAACATTCACCTTGTAAGTGAAACCCTTGAAGAACACGGCTTTGGCGGGCAGCTTCTCTGTGCCATTTACAGGTTTGACAGCGAACCCGAAGCCGGAAAATCCAGCCGTGGAGAAACCGTTTACTGGATCTACAATTTTAAGCAGGGAACTTATTATCCCTTTATCCCGCTTTCCGGCAAGCAGAGAGACAGCCCCTTTGAATTCAGGTTAAGGGCAGAAATGGAAAGGGAAATGCCTATCGAAGAAAATGTAGAAAAGTGGTATCCTCTATGGGGAATTCCATTCTAA
- a CDS encoding carbohydrate kinase family protein, which produces MKKDHLKPIKALTFGEALFDIIKGSAHLGGAPLNLAAHLAKLGAKSAVITAVGRDELGKSLLARAEAMGIDTSYVVIDKKRPTGTVTVELQAEGIPVFMINKGVAWDAITLGEKEFRDLSGEEWDVFCFGTLAQRSEENRKTLQRLFSEIKTKYFFYDVNLRTGNYEKEWILSSLEHTTILKLNEEEAATISCLLSGTADTCKPLTSYKAFCRLVTEKYPEISVVCISRGPKGAAIYHKGIYEEVETTPIEVVDTVGAGDAFSAGFLYTCLSGYGVSKAASIACILGTYVASKAGAVPDYSKELMEELKAQGLKLSFIKT; this is translated from the coding sequence GTGAAAAAGGATCATCTAAAGCCAATTAAAGCCCTTACATTCGGAGAAGCTCTTTTTGATATTATAAAGGGTTCAGCCCACCTTGGAGGAGCTCCGCTGAACCTCGCAGCCCACCTTGCAAAATTGGGAGCAAAATCGGCTGTGATTACTGCAGTCGGGAGGGATGAGCTTGGAAAAAGCCTGCTTGCCAGAGCTGAAGCAATGGGGATTGATACCTCTTACGTCGTAATTGATAAAAAAAGGCCGACAGGGACGGTTACTGTTGAACTGCAGGCTGAAGGAATTCCGGTTTTCATGATTAACAAAGGTGTTGCCTGGGATGCAATTACACTTGGAGAAAAAGAGTTCAGGGATCTTTCCGGGGAAGAATGGGATGTTTTCTGCTTTGGAACCCTTGCCCAGAGATCGGAAGAAAACCGAAAAACTCTTCAAAGGCTGTTTTCGGAAATAAAAACAAAATATTTCTTTTACGATGTAAACCTGAGGACAGGGAATTACGAAAAAGAATGGATACTGTCTTCGCTGGAACACACAACTATTTTAAAACTGAATGAGGAAGAAGCCGCCACTATTTCCTGCCTGCTTTCTGGCACTGCCGACACCTGTAAGCCTCTTACTTCTTACAAAGCTTTCTGCCGCCTGGTTACTGAAAAATATCCTGAAATTTCCGTGGTCTGCATCTCAAGGGGGCCTAAAGGAGCTGCGATTTACCACAAAGGCATTTATGAGGAGGTAGAAACCACTCCTATCGAGGTTGTAGATACCGTCGGAGCCGGAGACGCCTTTTCCGCAGGTTTTCTTTACACCTGCCTCTCAGGGTACGGAGTTTCAAAAGCCGCTTCAATCGCCTGCATCCTTGGAACGTATGTTGCATCAAAAGCAGGTGCAGTACCTGATTATTCAAAAGAGCTTATGGAAGAGCTCAAAGCTCAAGGATTAAAGCTGAGCTTTATCAAAACCTGA
- a CDS encoding DUF1670 domain-containing protein: MTKEQIFRLRLINGFNFAHIIADTIVIISKNFFQNNNSGICNGQILYLSISDEDGPGKSLLGSKHVEVILTLDTPEDMDVHEKFGFSAYRQGILLRITQEARNQHAHLTIKDLVKLLKRSYSTIKKDLKNFREKRLYVPLKRVVKDIGLSFWQVSLTTFKGKYSGSCFQE, from the coding sequence ATGACTAAGGAGCAAATATTTCGTCTTCGTTTAATAAATGGTTTCAACTTCGCTCATATAATTGCAGATACAATAGTTATTATTAGTAAAAATTTCTTTCAGAATAATAATTCTGGAATTTGTAATGGTCAAATTCTTTATCTTTCCATCTCTGATGAAGATGGTCCTGGAAAATCACTTCTTGGTTCAAAGCATGTAGAGGTTATCCTAACGTTAGATACTCCTGAAGACATGGATGTCCACGAAAAATTTGGTTTCTCAGCATACAGACAAGGCATATTGCTACGAATCACTCAAGAGGCTAGAAATCAGCATGCTCATTTAACAATCAAAGATCTTGTAAAACTTTTAAAACGCAGTTACAGTACTATAAAAAAGGACTTAAAGAATTTCCGAGAAAAGAGACTTTATGTTCCCCTGAAAAGAGTGGTCAAAGATATTGGTCTTTCTTTTTGGCAAGTTTCTTTAACCACATTTAAGGGAAAATATTCCGGATCGTGTTTTCAAGAATAG
- a CDS encoding transglutaminase-like domain-containing protein translates to MIDAEISHTIARLAKLAILLVVLYGAVHRLRSNYTAPAILIIALCGVGVVIVDFDGDKLNTPSEIQHDTSIFASDSDSDGISDGYEVNTLHTDPANGDTDSDKISDFDEVNKYKTNPLSENSDGDLYGDYQEIFEFGTDPNSRTVSKIIVKTSPVNGDIFIDGEFQGNGQISIELKPGAYKVQYGNVNNYHSPQSQLVTLKFGQQMNIVGDYESYSPSKLAISSAVSDMSGVSPAVYSYYVNNKKKLFQVTIANKGESSAENVILSTRIEGGDWISSSINGISPNKVSKIGVTPSIPEELFEKAGKESTKNLYLKLEYSSSGTKQPFVESTIPLKVYGKNALPLADTSRLASSDAGISSKSFYSYYIDPHDSNVRSIAANATKGTDDDLEKAKLIFDALGQHGVYYVSDPHDPLGTGIDYIQTPSETLSLKGGDCDDLAVLYASALESVGVNTALIHIPGHVFVAFKVDGIWNLIETTMIKAPESTDDDEVSYFDQATSSGYDTYTENANSALIVMTEEAWEQGITS, encoded by the coding sequence TTGATTGATGCTGAAATTTCACATACAATCGCCAGGCTAGCCAAGCTAGCAATATTACTTGTTGTTTTGTATGGAGCTGTTCACAGGCTCAGGTCCAATTATACTGCTCCGGCAATACTAATTATTGCTCTCTGTGGGGTAGGGGTGGTTATTGTGGATTTTGATGGAGACAAATTAAATACACCCAGTGAGATTCAGCATGATACCAGTATATTCGCATCTGATTCGGATTCTGACGGAATTTCGGATGGATATGAGGTCAACACACTCCATACTGATCCTGCAAACGGCGATACAGATTCCGATAAAATCTCGGACTTTGACGAGGTAAACAAGTATAAAACCAATCCGTTAAGCGAAAATTCTGATGGAGACTTATACGGAGATTATCAGGAGATATTTGAGTTCGGTACAGACCCCAATTCCAGGACGGTGTCAAAGATAATAGTCAAAACTTCTCCTGTGAATGGTGATATATTCATAGATGGAGAATTTCAGGGTAATGGGCAGATATCAATAGAGTTGAAGCCTGGTGCATACAAAGTGCAATACGGTAATGTAAATAATTATCATTCTCCTCAGTCTCAGTTAGTGACCTTAAAATTTGGACAACAAATGAATATTGTTGGGGATTATGAGTCTTACTCCCCTTCAAAACTGGCGATTTCAAGTGCAGTATCCGATATGTCTGGTGTGAGTCCGGCAGTATATAGTTATTATGTAAATAACAAGAAGAAGCTTTTCCAGGTGACTATTGCTAACAAAGGGGAATCGTCTGCAGAAAATGTTATTCTGTCTACTCGCATTGAAGGTGGAGATTGGATCTCATCATCAATCAATGGGATCTCTCCGAATAAAGTATCGAAAATCGGGGTAACCCCAAGCATACCCGAAGAGTTATTTGAAAAAGCCGGCAAAGAATCAACGAAAAATCTGTATTTGAAACTCGAGTACAGTTCATCAGGAACAAAACAGCCTTTTGTGGAAAGCACTATTCCCCTCAAGGTATATGGTAAAAATGCGCTTCCATTAGCAGATACTTCCAGGCTGGCATCTTCAGATGCAGGTATCTCATCAAAATCGTTTTATTCGTATTACATCGATCCACATGACTCAAATGTGAGGAGTATTGCAGCAAATGCAACAAAGGGCACTGATGACGATCTAGAAAAAGCCAAACTAATTTTTGATGCGCTTGGCCAACACGGAGTATATTATGTTTCCGATCCCCATGACCCATTGGGGACTGGTATAGATTATATCCAGACTCCATCCGAAACTTTATCTCTGAAAGGTGGAGATTGCGACGATCTGGCTGTACTTTATGCGTCTGCACTTGAGTCTGTAGGTGTGAATACGGCACTGATCCATATCCCTGGTCATGTGTTTGTTGCATTTAAAGTGGATGGGATATGGAATTTAATTGAAACAACGATGATTAAAGCTCCGGAGAGTACTGACGACGATGAAGTCTCATATTTTGATCAGGCGACATCCTCTGGATATGATACGTATACAGAAAATGCAAATTCAGCACTAATCGTGATGACTGAAGAAGCCTGGGAACAGGGAATTACGTCGTAA
- a CDS encoding tetratricopeptide repeat protein gives MSSHPITITRTIYDPALKNFVFDSPEEKVMPNVRKWIEKENPVIYWYILRVDNPFELLFDQWAVELYTHQALSITDAYIDGIDRRFEMRKRERDPWSDKYVLSIPRQLGIPIVGKGIRRIFFKVDINCREGLMHEYGISGKFVAEGIEAIDIPEKMFRYSCKVGEFRQIFDNNPDEASIYAEKRLLARYSSNSIQVFTNSFRMIHELYKYCHSGDIVKDDLFYKLNSLYSNFEKIPEIADKRINPLLNDGIKVLTILEEGNMSEFKSRYLRLCDSLVEQLHIEVVGTDLKANEASSPAQDLSPKRNTESMKEDSKSDNGQLRCPVCKNLIDSSNRSLLCGKCGAHFCQICESWSREERERGERPLCKKCFSAEQEKLREQMGEEEDKEKENSGTSEAEEIENFTEEAIQHFEKGLAFYKLGRYEEAIIAYEKALEIDHKHIDSWNNKGIALYCLGRYEEALQAYDQSLKIDSKSICAWNNKGITLYDLGRYEEAIIAYDHSLEIDSKSTYAWSNKGNALNKLGRYEEAIKACDTAISIDSKCDDAWNGKGIALKKLGRYEEAIIAYDKAIETGPKYIHAWNNKGIALYCLGRYEEAIITYKKALEINPKYVPAWNRKGNAFNDLGRYEEALQAYEKALEIDPKYVYAWHNKGIALENLGRHEEASACYKRAEELKNK, from the coding sequence ATGTCTTCCCATCCCATCACAATAACCCGTACCATATATGATCCTGCCCTCAAAAATTTCGTTTTTGATTCTCCTGAAGAGAAGGTGATGCCTAACGTCAGGAAGTGGATAGAGAAGGAAAACCCTGTTATTTACTGGTACATTCTTCGTGTAGACAACCCTTTCGAACTCCTGTTTGATCAGTGGGCTGTTGAACTTTACACTCATCAAGCTCTTTCCATTACAGATGCTTACATTGATGGCATCGACCGCCGTTTTGAAATGAGAAAACGTGAACGTGACCCCTGGAGCGATAAATATGTCCTTTCAATTCCCAGACAGCTGGGAATTCCCATTGTTGGAAAAGGGATTCGCCGTATTTTCTTCAAAGTTGACATTAACTGCCGTGAAGGTCTGATGCACGAATATGGAATTTCTGGCAAGTTCGTTGCCGAAGGTATTGAGGCTATCGATATCCCGGAAAAAATGTTTCGTTATTCCTGCAAAGTCGGAGAGTTTCGTCAGATCTTCGATAATAACCCTGATGAGGCTTCCATCTATGCTGAAAAACGCCTCTTGGCCCGTTATTCTTCAAATTCCATCCAAGTCTTTACCAACAGTTTTCGGATGATACACGAGCTTTACAAATACTGTCATTCCGGTGATATTGTAAAGGACGACCTTTTTTACAAGCTCAATTCACTGTATTCCAATTTCGAAAAGATTCCCGAAATTGCCGATAAACGTATCAATCCTCTTCTAAATGATGGCATCAAAGTGCTTACTATTCTTGAAGAAGGCAACATGAGCGAATTCAAGTCGCGATACCTCCGGCTCTGTGACTCTCTTGTGGAGCAGTTGCATATCGAAGTTGTGGGTACTGATTTGAAAGCTAATGAGGCGAGTTCCCCTGCCCAGGACCTTTCGCCCAAACGGAATACGGAAAGTATGAAAGAGGATTCAAAATCAGACAATGGGCAGCTGAGATGTCCTGTCTGCAAGAATCTGATTGATTCCTCCAATCGTTCTTTGTTATGTGGGAAATGTGGAGCACATTTTTGCCAGATCTGTGAGAGCTGGTCCCGGGAAGAGAGAGAACGTGGGGAGAGGCCGCTATGCAAAAAGTGTTTTTCAGCTGAACAGGAGAAGTTGAGGGAACAGATGGGAGAAGAGGAAGATAAGGAAAAGGAAAACTCAGGAACAAGCGAGGCAGAAGAAATAGAGAACTTCACAGAGGAAGCGATTCAACACTTCGAGAAAGGGCTGGCATTTTATAAATTAGGCAGATATGAAGAGGCAATAATAGCTTATGAAAAAGCTCTGGAGATCGACCATAAACATATCGATTCTTGGAATAACAAAGGTATTGCTCTTTATTGCTTGGGCAGATATGAGGAAGCACTACAAGCTTATGATCAATCCCTGAAGATAGACTCGAAATCTATCTGTGCATGGAATAATAAGGGTATTACCCTTTATGATTTGGGTAGGTATGAAGAGGCAATAATAGCTTACGATCACTCCCTAGAGATAGACTCGAAATCTACCTATGCATGGAGTAACAAAGGTAATGCTCTTAATAAGTTGGGTAGATATGAAGAGGCAATAAAAGCTTGTGACACAGCCATATCGATAGACTCAAAATGTGACGATGCATGGAACGGAAAAGGGATTGCCCTTAAAAAATTGGGTAGATATGAAGAGGCAATAATAGCTTATGATAAAGCCATTGAGACAGGCCCGAAATATATCCATGCATGGAATAACAAAGGTATTGCTCTTTATTGCTTGGGCAGATATGAAGAGGCAATAATAACTTATAAAAAAGCTCTGGAGATCAACCCTAAATATGTACCTGCATGGAATAGAAAAGGGAATGCCTTTAATGATTTGGGCAGATATGAAGAGGCACTACAAGCTTATGAAAAAGCCCTAGAAATCGACCCGAAATATGTCTATGCATGGCATAATAAAGGTATTGCCCTTGAAAATTTGGGCAGGCATGAAGAGGCGTCTGCTTGTTATAAAAGGGCTGAAGAATTGAAGAATAAATGA
- a CDS encoding HAD family hydrolase: MHKKYLLWDFDNTLAYRDGMWGQTIYDLLQEHGYGSIKLEDIRPLLTRGFPWHTPEISHEEFLGGVQWWDYMTLHFSKIIHEIGVNETLSAEIAGQIKMKYLYIEKWHLYDDTIPCLERAVSKGYENIIVSNHVPELSSLVRDLGISDYFFQVYSSAQIGYEKPNIQIYRRVLEKLEDTSEVTMIGDSYIADVEGAINAGIKAILVRKENTHNYQNYCKSLDEIDAIL, from the coding sequence ATGCATAAAAAATATCTTCTGTGGGACTTTGATAATACATTGGCTTATCGGGATGGAATGTGGGGACAAACTATATACGACCTATTACAGGAACATGGATACGGCAGCATTAAACTTGAGGATATTCGTCCACTTCTTACCAGAGGATTTCCCTGGCACACTCCGGAAATATCTCACGAAGAGTTTTTAGGGGGAGTCCAGTGGTGGGATTATATGACACTGCACTTTTCTAAAATAATACATGAAATTGGGGTCAATGAGACATTATCAGCTGAAATTGCAGGTCAAATAAAAATGAAATATTTATATATTGAAAAATGGCATCTTTATGATGATACAATTCCCTGTTTAGAAAGGGCAGTAAGTAAAGGTTATGAAAATATAATCGTTTCAAACCATGTACCTGAATTATCCAGTCTGGTCAGAGATTTAGGAATAAGTGATTATTTCTTTCAAGTATATTCGTCAGCACAGATAGGGTATGAAAAGCCAAATATCCAGATATACAGGAGAGTGCTTGAAAAACTCGAAGATACCAGTGAAGTAACAATGATCGGCGACAGTTATATTGCAGATGTCGAAGGGGCAATAAACGCAGGAATTAAAGCAATATTGGTAAGAAAAGAGAACACTCATAACTATCAAAATTACTGTAAAAGTTTAGATGAGATCGATGCTATCTTATAG
- the modA gene encoding molybdate ABC transporter substrate-binding protein, with product MTEIGVGNPDTVPVGNYTRTALTEAGLWSQLENKMVFAEDVKQVLTYVERGEVHAGFVYTIDAKTAEPGTIKIVRNVPVSIPVKCPIAVISSSEHKEEAQKFLDFVTGKEGQDILKKYGFVSQS from the coding sequence GTGACTGAAATCGGCGTTGGAAATCCTGATACAGTTCCTGTCGGAAATTATACACGCACCGCATTGACTGAAGCGGGTTTGTGGAGTCAGCTCGAAAATAAGATGGTATTTGCTGAAGACGTCAAACAAGTACTCACATACGTGGAAAGAGGAGAAGTTCATGCAGGGTTTGTATACACAATCGACGCAAAAACTGCAGAACCAGGAACTATCAAAATCGTTAGAAACGTGCCTGTTAGTATTCCTGTTAAGTGTCCTATAGCTGTGATTTCTTCTTCCGAACATAAAGAAGAAGCTCAGAAGTTCCTTGATTTTGTGACCGGAAAAGAAGGACAGGATATACTGAAAAAGTATGGTTTTGTTTCTCAATCTTGA
- a CDS encoding GNAT family N-acetyltransferase, whose protein sequence is MGYCIYYLKPVLSLKGFKKKSVIYSISIDKNFRRKHHGENLLKESIKEMRINRISSILLYVNTENFPAIGLYEKMGFKIIKEIKDICGSKETCYEMELRIL, encoded by the coding sequence GTGGGTTACTGCATATATTATTTGAAGCCTGTTCTATCCCTAAAGGGTTTTAAGAAAAAATCCGTAATCTATTCAATTTCAATAGATAAGAATTTTAGAAGAAAGCACCATGGAGAGAATTTATTAAAAGAAAGCATTAAAGAAATGAGGATAAATAGGATATCTTCGATTCTCTTATATGTAAATACGGAAAACTTTCCTGCCATAGGGTTGTATGAAAAAATGGGCTTTAAGATAATTAAAGAAATAAAAGACATCTGTGGCTCGAAAGAGACATGTTATGAAATGGAATTAAGAATTCTTTAA
- the nikR gene encoding nickel-responsive transcriptional regulator NikR, giving the protein MERKLMRIGVSMPGELLDKFDETLMKRGYSSRSEGIRDAIRTYNQHYDWMQQIKGKRAATISIVYDCSKKGVSSTLASIQHEYLDLINSSVHFHIEPNLCFEVIILQGEGEKIIELTEKILSLKGVKHSRLTTVPEEKIEK; this is encoded by the coding sequence ATGGAAAGGAAGCTTATGAGAATAGGGGTTTCCATGCCAGGGGAACTTCTGGACAAATTTGATGAAACTCTTATGAAGAGAGGGTATTCCTCTCGATCCGAGGGAATAAGGGATGCCATCAGGACATATAACCAGCACTATGACTGGATGCAGCAGATCAAGGGCAAAAGAGCTGCAACGATTTCTATAGTATATGATTGCTCAAAAAAAGGGGTATCGAGCACCCTGGCAAGCATTCAGCACGAGTACCTGGACCTGATAAATTCCTCAGTGCACTTCCATATTGAGCCAAACTTGTGTTTTGAGGTAATAATTCTGCAGGGAGAAGGGGAGAAAATAATAGAACTGACTGAAAAAATATTAAGTTTGAAGGGAGTCAAGCACTCCAGGTTAACAACTGTTCCAGAAGAGAAGATTGAAAAATGA